The Desulfobacterales bacterium genome window below encodes:
- a CDS encoding DUF502 domain-containing protein: MKSFSKNFLTGLAAILPITLTLYLLYWFVYSAESFLGRIFRWFLPAHWYLPGLGMLAGILLIFVMGTLMQALLIQKLFSWAEKLFIRVPLFKTIYSSIRDLIGYIARDQNAAQQQVVMITLGDTDMKLIGFTTRSELPPFSETAGIAERIAVYLPMSYQIGGYTVLVPKSAVEPLDMSLDEAMRFVLTAGIVDSRAENGKHFNTTKKS; the protein is encoded by the coding sequence ATGAAATCATTCAGCAAAAATTTTCTGACCGGTCTGGCAGCCATTCTACCCATAACCCTGACACTTTATCTGCTATACTGGTTTGTCTATTCGGCCGAATCCTTTTTGGGGAGAATATTCCGCTGGTTCCTGCCGGCACACTGGTATCTGCCCGGTCTGGGCATGCTTGCCGGTATTCTTCTGATTTTTGTGATGGGCACGCTGATGCAAGCCCTGTTGATTCAAAAGTTATTTTCTTGGGCGGAAAAACTCTTTATCCGGGTGCCGCTTTTCAAAACCATTTACAGTTCAATTCGCGACCTCATCGGTTATATTGCCCGGGATCAGAATGCCGCCCAGCAGCAAGTGGTCATGATCACCCTTGGGGATACCGATATGAAATTAATCGGTTTTACCACCCGGAGTGAATTGCCGCCCTTTTCCGAAACGGCCGGTATAGCGGAACGGATCGCGGTTTACCTGCCCATGAGTTATCAGATCGGCGGATATACCGTCCTGGTGCCCAAATCCGCAGTGGAACCCCTTGATATGTCCCTTGATGAGGCCATGCGATTTGTCTTGACCGCCGGCATCGTCGATAGCCGCGCTGAAAATGGAAAACACTTTAATACAACCAAAAAAAGCTGA
- a CDS encoding HAD family hydrolase produces MLNKRTASRYLKPLKPIPTSLRKSGKPLTGIDCVLFDIYGTLLISASGDISLSQNKEQPTGKIEDLIQKYRVESDPQTLMNALDQAIAATHRFKKEQGILFPEVEIDRIWMQVLNNPGREFARKFAVEYELTVNPVYPMPHLEELLQTCRSKKIRMGLISNAQFYTPYLFKWLLDAAPEDLGFHPHLIFLSYQMGVAKPSPELFQKAADALNKMNIQTRAVLFMGNDMLNDILPAKRAGFKTALFAGDIRSLRLRKDDPRCQNLSPDIVLTDLNQLFEYI; encoded by the coding sequence AAAAAGCGGCAAACCATTGACCGGCATTGATTGCGTCTTGTTTGATATTTACGGAACCTTGCTCATCAGCGCTTCGGGAGACATCAGCCTTTCCCAAAACAAAGAGCAACCGACAGGCAAAATAGAAGATCTCATTCAAAAGTATCGGGTTGAATCAGATCCCCAAACCCTGATGAACGCTTTAGACCAAGCCATCGCAGCAACCCATCGGTTTAAAAAAGAACAAGGGATCTTGTTCCCCGAAGTTGAAATCGACCGCATCTGGATGCAGGTCCTCAACAACCCCGGGAGAGAATTTGCGCGAAAATTTGCCGTGGAATATGAATTAACCGTCAACCCCGTTTATCCCATGCCCCATTTGGAAGAATTGCTCCAAACCTGTCGATCGAAAAAAATCCGGATGGGATTGATTTCCAACGCGCAGTTCTATACACCTTACCTGTTTAAATGGCTATTGGACGCTGCGCCGGAAGATCTGGGTTTCCATCCCCATCTGATATTCTTGTCGTATCAGATGGGGGTTGCCAAACCATCTCCGGAGCTGTTCCAAAAAGCTGCCGACGCCCTTAACAAAATGAATATTCAAACCCGGGCGGTGCTGTTCATGGGAAATGATATGCTGAATGATATTTTACCGGCCAAACGCGCGGGATTTAAAACAGCCCTTTTTGCCGGCGATATACGCTCGCTGCGACTCCGAAAGGACGATCCCCGCTGCCAAAACCTATCGCCGGACATTGTGCTGACAGATCTAAATCAACTATTTGAATATATATGA
- a CDS encoding amidophosphoribosyltransferase, with protein MGGLFGTISKSDCVQDLFYGTDYHSHIGTKRGGMAVKNDRGYERSIHNIENDYFRSKFEADLPKLHGNKGIGVISDYDSQPLIIGSQLGTFAIVTVGKINNIMELAQKAFKANMHFSEMSGGETNPSELVAMLISEQDSFEAGIRYAQESIKGSCSMLLLTEKGIYAARDKLGRTPIILGKKDGAYAASSETCAFPNLGYETEYFLGPGEIILMTQDGYEQRQKPGDKMQICAFLWVYYGYPASSYEGINVESVRYRCGRSLAKHDKTGIDFVAGIPDSGIGHALGYAMEKQIPYMRPFVKYTPTWPRSFMPQNQQIRNLVAKMKLIPIRALIEGKKILFCEDSIVRGTQLQDTVQILYDYGAVEVHMRPACPTLIYPCEFLNFSTSRSTSDLAGRKAIDEIEDNGEQYLAEYATAGTKRNRDMVGCIRERLKLSSLEFQKLEDLVTAIGLPKEKICLHCWNGSSHF; from the coding sequence ATGGGTGGTTTGTTTGGTACAATTTCTAAATCCGACTGTGTGCAGGACCTGTTTTATGGAACCGATTACCATTCTCATATAGGCACCAAACGGGGTGGCATGGCCGTCAAAAACGACCGAGGTTACGAACGCTCCATACACAATATCGAAAATGATTATTTTCGCTCCAAGTTTGAAGCGGATCTTCCGAAACTCCATGGCAACAAAGGCATCGGCGTCATCAGCGATTACGATTCCCAGCCGTTGATCATCGGCTCTCAGCTGGGCACCTTTGCCATTGTAACCGTCGGCAAAATCAACAATATCATGGAGCTTGCCCAAAAAGCCTTTAAGGCCAACATGCATTTTTCTGAAATGAGCGGCGGCGAAACCAACCCCAGCGAGCTGGTGGCCATGCTGATCAGCGAGCAGGATTCCTTCGAAGCCGGTATCCGCTACGCCCAGGAATCCATTAAAGGATCGTGCTCGATGCTCCTGCTGACGGAAAAAGGGATTTATGCCGCCAGGGACAAACTTGGCCGGACGCCGATCATCCTCGGAAAAAAAGACGGCGCCTACGCAGCCAGTTCGGAAACCTGTGCCTTCCCCAATCTGGGTTATGAAACCGAATATTTTCTGGGTCCCGGTGAAATCATCTTGATGACCCAGGATGGATATGAACAGCGGCAAAAACCCGGCGACAAAATGCAGATCTGCGCTTTTCTATGGGTTTATTACGGCTACCCGGCCTCAAGCTATGAGGGTATCAATGTCGAATCCGTCCGATACCGTTGCGGTCGCTCCCTTGCCAAACATGATAAAACCGGCATTGATTTCGTAGCCGGCATTCCGGATTCGGGAATCGGTCACGCCCTGGGATATGCCATGGAAAAACAAATTCCCTACATGCGACCGTTTGTTAAATATACACCCACCTGGCCGCGCAGCTTTATGCCCCAGAATCAACAGATTCGAAATCTTGTCGCCAAAATGAAGCTGATACCGATTCGAGCGCTGATCGAAGGTAAAAAGATTCTCTTTTGTGAAGATTCCATTGTCCGGGGGACCCAGTTGCAGGATACCGTCCAGATATTATACGACTACGGGGCTGTGGAAGTTCATATGCGGCCGGCCTGCCCTACTTTGATCTATCCTTGTGAGTTTCTCAATTTTTCCACGTCCCGATCCACATCGGATTTGGCCGGGCGCAAGGCGATTGATGAAATTGAAGACAACGGCGAACAGTATCTGGCGGAATATGCCACGGCCGGCACAAAAAGGAATCGGGACATGGTGGGGTGCATACGGGAACGGTTAAAGCTCTCTTCTCTGGAATTTCAAAAGTTGGAAGATTTGGTCACCGCCATCGGGCTGCCCAAAGAAAAAATATGTCTGCACTGCTGGAACGGATCCAGTCATTTTTGA
- the leuB gene encoding 3-isopropylmalate dehydrogenase, translating into MKKVAVLPGDGIGPEVMQEALKVLEAVNRKFSHEMEFKFADVGGCAIDNHGTALPAQTLNLCEASDAILFGSVGGPKWENLAPEHQPERAALLPLRKHFELFCNLRPARIFPSLKASSPLRADIVGDGFDILCVRELTGDIYFGQPKGREGSGPSEKAFDTMVYTRAEIERIARMAFAAARKRRKKVTSVDKANVLTTMVFWREVVRGISKEFTDVALDHIYVDNATMQLMRNPHRFDVLLCGNMFGDIISDQCAMLTGSMGLLASASLNEKKFGLYEPAGGSAPDIAGKGIANPLAQILSAAMMLRHSFDYTDAADSIETAVNAVLADGIYTPDIAIEKDKAVDTKTMGDAIVSRILK; encoded by the coding sequence ATGAAAAAAGTTGCCGTTTTACCCGGTGACGGAATTGGCCCGGAAGTCATGCAGGAAGCACTGAAAGTCCTTGAAGCCGTCAACCGGAAATTTTCCCATGAAATGGAATTTAAATTTGCCGATGTCGGCGGCTGCGCCATCGACAATCACGGTACGGCCTTGCCCGCACAAACCTTAAATCTGTGCGAAGCCAGCGATGCCATTTTATTCGGCTCTGTGGGAGGACCCAAATGGGAGAACCTTGCCCCCGAACATCAGCCGGAGCGTGCGGCCCTGCTGCCGCTGCGAAAGCACTTTGAACTGTTTTGCAATCTCAGACCGGCCAGAATTTTTCCATCCCTGAAAGCCTCCAGCCCCCTGCGGGCCGATATTGTCGGCGACGGATTCGACATTCTGTGCGTCCGGGAGCTCACGGGGGATATTTATTTCGGCCAGCCCAAAGGCAGAGAAGGCTCCGGTCCTTCTGAAAAGGCCTTTGACACCATGGTGTACACCCGTGCGGAGATTGAAAGAATCGCACGGATGGCTTTTGCCGCCGCCCGCAAGCGCAGGAAAAAAGTCACCTCGGTGGATAAAGCCAACGTCCTGACGACCATGGTCTTTTGGCGGGAAGTGGTCCGCGGAATTTCAAAAGAATTTACGGATGTAGCGCTAGATCATATTTATGTCGACAACGCCACCATGCAGCTGATGCGAAATCCCCATCGCTTCGATGTCCTGTTATGCGGCAACATGTTCGGCGACATAATCTCCGATCAGTGCGCCATGCTCACCGGCTCCATGGGGCTGCTGGCGTCGGCAAGTTTGAATGAAAAGAAATTCGGCCTATACGAACCGGCCGGCGGCTCGGCACCGGACATCGCCGGAAAGGGAATTGCCAATCCCCTCGCCCAGATTCTATCCGCCGCCATGATGCTGCGGCACAGCTTTGATTATACCGATGCCGCCGACAGCATTGAAACGGCGGTGAACGCCGTTCTGGCGGACGGCATCTACACCCCTGACATTGCAATCGAGAAAGATAAAGCGGTTGACACGAAAACCATGGGGGATGCGATTGTTTCCCGAATTTT